From Pseudomonas sp. StFLB209, a single genomic window includes:
- a CDS encoding MBL fold metallo-hydrolase, producing MLFRQLFDSQTSTYSYLLADQGQALLIDPVKEHLDDYLRLISDLDLRLIMAIDTHTHADHITGLGDLRDATGCNTGLGQESHVPCASFNFHDGQSLAFGSRELKVWHTPGHTSDSYCFLLAARGRQPAWLFSGDTLLIRGSGRTDFQNGSARQQWASLQRLLDLGDDTLVFPAHDYKGWTCSTIGEERRHNPRLQVANAEEYAALMDGLHLPPPRLLDVALAANRACGQN from the coding sequence ATGCTGTTTCGTCAACTGTTCGACAGCCAGACATCCACTTACAGCTACCTGCTCGCCGATCAGGGTCAGGCGCTGCTGATCGACCCGGTCAAAGAGCATCTGGACGATTACCTGCGGTTGATTTCCGACCTTGATCTGCGCCTGATCATGGCTATCGACACCCACACGCACGCCGACCACATCACCGGCCTGGGTGATCTGCGCGATGCCACCGGCTGCAACACCGGCCTGGGTCAGGAAAGCCACGTGCCTTGCGCCAGCTTCAACTTCCATGACGGCCAGAGCCTGGCCTTTGGCAGTCGCGAATTGAAGGTCTGGCATACGCCGGGGCACACCAGCGATTCGTACTGCTTTCTGCTCGCCGCCCGCGGCCGTCAACCGGCCTGGTTGTTCAGCGGCGACACGTTGTTGATTCGCGGCAGTGGCCGCACCGACTTTCAAAATGGCAGCGCCCGCCAGCAGTGGGCCAGCCTGCAACGCCTGCTGGATCTGGGCGACGACACGCTGGTGTTCCCGGCGCACGACTACAAGGGCTGGACCTGTTCGACCATTGGCGAAGAGCGCCGTCACAATCCGCGCCTGCAAGTGGCCAATGCCGAAGAGTACGCCGCGCTGATGGACGGCCTGCACCTGCCGCCACCCCGCTTGCTGGACGTGGCCCTGGCGGCCAATCGGGCTTGCGGGCAAAACTGA
- the mnmC gene encoding bifunctional tRNA (5-methylaminomethyl-2-thiouridine)(34)-methyltransferase MnmD/FAD-dependent 5-carboxymethylaminomethyl-2-thiouridine(34) oxidoreductase MnmC translates to MTASFQNAQLSWDENGNPRSNAFDDVYFATDAGLEETRHVFLIQNDLRARFTALPADGRLVIGETGFGTGLNFFCAWQLFNECAPVGARLHFVSVEKYPLSHADLQRALALWPELAAQAGQLLHQYRAIHPGFQRLLFDDGRITLTLLIGDAQQMLEQLDGRIDAWFLDGFAPAKNPQMWNEQLFAQLARLSAPGTTLGTFTSTGWVRRALGAAGFKIKRVPGIGHKWEVIRGAFIGWPDEAEAPPAVKPWFARPPRPAGERKALVIGGGLAGCSTARSLAVRGWQVSLLERHEQLASEASGNPQGVLYLKLSAHGTALSQLILSGFGHTRRLLERLQRGSDWDDCGVLQLAFDDKEAQRQAKLAEAFPASLLHVLDQHAAEQQAGVSLPGGGLFYPEGGWVHPPALCQQQVEHPNIKVLTHHQALDLRHEDGLWQAWADDRLLASAAVVVLANAADVQRFSQSAELPLKRIRGQITRLPATAASQALATVVCAEGYVAPARGGEHTLGASFDFHNQDLSPTLAEHQSNLQLLEDISPDLSQRLHGADLDGAQLQGRAAFRCTSPDYLPIVGPLADGQAFAHTYAALSKDARQIPPLACPWLDGLYVNSGHGSRGLITTPLSAELLAAWLDDEPLPLPRSVAEACHPNRFALRSLIRGGKS, encoded by the coding sequence ATGACCGCCTCCTTCCAGAACGCCCAGCTCAGCTGGGACGAAAACGGCAACCCACGCTCCAACGCCTTCGATGACGTGTATTTCGCCACCGATGCGGGCCTGGAAGAGACCCGACATGTGTTTCTGATCCAGAACGACCTGCGCGCCCGCTTTACGGCCTTGCCGGCGGACGGGCGGCTGGTCATCGGCGAAACCGGATTCGGCACCGGGCTGAACTTCTTCTGCGCCTGGCAGTTGTTCAACGAGTGTGCACCGGTCGGCGCACGCCTGCATTTTGTCAGTGTCGAGAAGTACCCCCTCAGCCATGCCGACCTGCAACGCGCCCTGGCGCTGTGGCCGGAACTGGCTGCGCAAGCCGGGCAATTACTGCACCAGTACCGAGCCATTCATCCAGGCTTTCAGCGGCTGCTGTTCGACGACGGGCGTATTACCCTGACCCTGCTGATTGGCGATGCGCAGCAGATGCTGGAACAACTGGACGGGCGCATCGACGCCTGGTTTCTCGATGGTTTTGCCCCGGCTAAAAACCCTCAGATGTGGAACGAGCAGCTGTTTGCGCAACTGGCGCGGCTGTCGGCGCCCGGCACCACGCTGGGCACTTTCACCAGCACCGGCTGGGTACGCCGGGCGTTGGGGGCGGCCGGTTTCAAGATCAAGCGCGTGCCGGGCATCGGCCATAAATGGGAAGTCATTCGCGGCGCCTTTATCGGTTGGCCCGACGAAGCCGAGGCGCCCCCTGCGGTCAAACCCTGGTTCGCCCGCCCACCGCGGCCTGCCGGTGAACGCAAAGCCCTGGTGATCGGCGGCGGCCTGGCCGGTTGCAGCACGGCACGCAGCCTGGCCGTGCGTGGCTGGCAGGTCAGCCTGCTGGAGCGTCATGAACAGTTGGCCAGCGAAGCCTCGGGCAACCCGCAGGGCGTGCTGTACCTGAAACTTTCAGCCCATGGCACGGCGCTTTCGCAACTGATCCTCAGCGGCTTCGGCCATACCCGGCGCCTGCTGGAGCGTTTGCAGCGTGGCAGCGACTGGGACGACTGCGGCGTGCTGCAACTGGCGTTCGATGACAAAGAGGCGCAGCGCCAGGCAAAACTGGCCGAAGCCTTCCCGGCCAGCCTGTTGCACGTGCTGGACCAGCACGCCGCCGAACAACAGGCCGGGGTGAGCCTGCCCGGCGGCGGGCTGTTCTACCCCGAGGGCGGCTGGGTGCATCCGCCGGCGCTGTGTCAGCAACAGGTCGAACACCCGAATATCAAGGTTCTGACCCACCACCAGGCGCTGGATCTGCGCCACGAAGATGGCCTGTGGCAGGCCTGGGCCGATGACCGGTTACTGGCCAGCGCTGCGGTGGTGGTTCTTGCCAATGCCGCCGATGTGCAGCGCTTTAGCCAGAGTGCCGAGCTGCCGCTCAAACGGATTCGCGGGCAGATCACTCGCCTGCCGGCGACCGCCGCCAGCCAGGCGCTCGCGACTGTGGTCTGCGCCGAAGGGTACGTGGCGCCGGCGCGTGGCGGCGAACATACCCTGGGCGCAAGCTTTGACTTTCATAACCAGGACTTGAGCCCGACCCTGGCCGAACATCAGAGCAACCTGCAATTGCTGGAGGACATCTCGCCGGACCTCAGCCAGCGCCTGCATGGCGCCGATCTGGACGGCGCGCAATTGCAAGGCCGGGCAGCCTTTCGCTGCACCAGCCCCGATTATCTGCCTATCGTCGGCCCGCTGGCTGACGGGCAGGCGTTCGCCCACACTTATGCGGCGCTGAGCAAAGACGCCCGCCAGATTCCGCCCCTGGCCTGTCCATGGCTCGACGGCCTGTACGTCAACAGCGGCCATGGTTCACGAGGGTTGATCACCACACCGTTGAGCGCCGAATTGCTCGCGGCCTGGCTGGACGACGAACCGTTGCCGCTGCCGCGCAGTGTGGCCGAGGCCTGCCACCCCAATCGCTTCGCGCTGCGCAGCCTGATTCGTGGGGGCAAAAGCTAG
- a CDS encoding UPF0149 family protein, translating to MSFAEQLTRLQVFLDADDLHDEALDYVAAHGYLTALSICSEQVPEREWIEALFAEPPHYASDAQREEIETTLVLLQAHIARQLASDEEFELPCDLDLGDDPDDSELRGWCIGFMEGVFLRENAWFESAEEEVSEMLLPIMVGSGLFDEQPEFADIAQDAGLMDDMIVQIPEALTALFLLCQAPEEKPAILKPRHH from the coding sequence ATGTCCTTCGCTGAGCAACTTACCCGCCTGCAAGTCTTCCTTGATGCAGATGATCTGCACGATGAAGCACTGGACTACGTGGCCGCCCATGGCTACCTGACCGCCCTGTCAATCTGCTCGGAGCAGGTGCCTGAGCGCGAGTGGATCGAAGCACTGTTCGCTGAGCCACCGCACTACGCCAGCGACGCGCAGCGCGAAGAAATCGAAACCACTCTGGTCTTGTTGCAAGCGCATATTGCCCGCCAATTGGCCTCGGACGAAGAGTTCGAACTGCCTTGCGACCTGGACCTGGGCGACGACCCGGACGACTCGGAACTGCGCGGCTGGTGCATCGGCTTCATGGAAGGCGTGTTCCTGCGCGAGAACGCCTGGTTCGAAAGCGCCGAGGAAGAAGTCAGTGAAATGCTGCTGCCGATCATGGTCGGTTCGGGCCTGTTCGACGAACAACCGGAATTCGCCGACATCGCCCAGGACGCCGGCCTGATGGACGACATGATCGTCCAGATCCCTGAAGCCCTGACAGCCCTGTTCCTGCTGTGCCAGGCACCGGAAGAAAAACCGGCAATCCTCAAGCCTCGCCACCACTGA
- a CDS encoding ABC transporter ATP-binding protein, with amino-acid sequence MLQVDDLIKHYPTAQGPLQVLDGVSLQLAPGESLALMGESGSGKSTLLHLIAGLDRPDSGCIAVNGQRLDGLNESALARWRRSGIGLVFQQFNLIGSLKVADNLAFQARLAGRHDRAWQAQLAQRLGLNGLLDRYPEQLSGGQQQRLAIGRALAARPALLLADEPTGNLDEASSDDVMQLLMELLADSPTSLLMVTHSPRIAARLARRVVLHKGRLDDAAVH; translated from the coding sequence ATGCTGCAGGTTGACGACCTCATCAAGCACTACCCCACCGCCCAGGGGCCGCTGCAAGTGCTTGATGGCGTCAGCCTGCAACTGGCGCCTGGCGAAAGCCTGGCGTTGATGGGTGAGTCGGGCAGCGGCAAGAGCACCCTGCTGCACCTGATTGCCGGCCTGGACCGACCAGACAGCGGCTGTATTGCTGTCAACGGCCAGCGTCTGGACGGCTTGAATGAATCCGCTCTGGCGCGCTGGCGGCGCAGCGGTATCGGCCTGGTGTTCCAGCAGTTCAACCTGATCGGCAGCCTCAAGGTGGCAGACAACCTGGCCTTTCAGGCGCGTCTGGCCGGGCGCCACGACCGCGCCTGGCAAGCGCAACTGGCACAGCGTCTGGGTCTGAATGGCTTGCTGGATCGCTATCCCGAGCAACTGTCTGGCGGCCAGCAACAACGGCTGGCCATCGGTCGCGCACTGGCCGCACGGCCGGCCTTGCTGCTCGCCGACGAGCCGACCGGCAATCTCGACGAAGCCAGCAGTGACGACGTCATGCAACTGCTCATGGAGCTGTTGGCCGACAGCCCCACCAGCCTGCTGATGGTCACCCACAGTCCGCGCATCGCCGCCCGCCTGGCTCGCCGGGTGGTATTGCATAAAGGGCGGCTCGACGACGCCGCAGTCCACTGA
- the recQ gene encoding DNA helicase RecQ: protein MLEQAQRILKDIFGYDSFRGRQGAIIERVASGGDALVLMPTGGGKSLCFQVPGLLRDGLCVVVSPLIALMDDQVATLDELGVSAAALNSTLSAEQQRELAARMRQGQLKMLYLAPERLVQPRMLSFLQNLNIALFAIDEAHCVSQWGHDFRPEYLQLGQLAELFPDVPRIALTATADKRTREEIVTRLHLQNAERFLSSFDRPNIFYRIVPKEQPRKQLLAFLSERRSDAGIVYCLSRKKVEEVAEFLSNSGYPALPYHAGLPAETRASNQRRFLNEEGLIMVATVAFGMGIDKPNVRFVAHLDLPKSLEAYYQETGRAGRDGLPADAWMAYGLQDVLMLKQMLQNSEGDERHKRLEQHKLDAMLALCEETRCRRQALLAYFDEELPQPCGHCDNCVDGVQTWDATEPARQALSAIYRTGQRYGVGHLVDVLLGKSTDKVQNFGHQHLAVFGVGKSRSEGEWRTLFRQLVARGLADIDLEGYGGLRLTDSCRPLLRGEVSLELRRDLKAQTSTSRSSGGSGSPASQLVRGEEREQWDALRALRRRLAQEHGVPPYVIFPDSTLLEMLRGQPRSMAEMARVSGVGARKLERYGEAFLEVLSGQAEAPKVVADLRHELISLARAGMTPIQIAGQLQCSEKNVYSLLAEAIAGQQLSLEQALDLQAELQEEIQDAFLDGEGELPAVSDVAAQFSGRVPEGVLYCVRAALQSEFEA, encoded by the coding sequence ATGCTCGAACAGGCTCAACGCATTCTCAAGGACATCTTCGGCTACGACAGCTTCCGGGGGCGCCAGGGTGCGATTATCGAGCGCGTGGCCAGCGGCGGCGATGCTTTGGTGTTAATGCCCACCGGCGGCGGCAAATCGCTGTGCTTCCAGGTGCCCGGCCTGTTGCGCGACGGCCTTTGCGTGGTGGTGTCGCCGCTGATCGCGTTGATGGACGACCAGGTTGCGACCCTCGATGAACTGGGGGTGTCGGCCGCCGCGCTGAACTCGACCCTGAGCGCCGAGCAGCAGCGTGAACTGGCCGCGCGCATGCGCCAGGGCCAGCTCAAAATGCTTTACCTGGCGCCCGAGCGGCTGGTTCAGCCGCGTATGTTGTCGTTCCTGCAGAACCTCAATATTGCGCTGTTCGCTATTGATGAAGCGCACTGTGTATCGCAATGGGGTCATGATTTCCGTCCCGAATACCTGCAACTGGGTCAACTGGCCGAGCTGTTTCCCGATGTGCCGCGCATCGCCCTGACGGCTACAGCCGACAAGCGGACCCGCGAAGAGATCGTCACCCGTTTGCATTTGCAAAATGCCGAGCGCTTTTTGTCGAGCTTCGACCGGCCCAACATCTTTTATCGCATCGTGCCCAAAGAGCAGCCGCGCAAGCAGTTGCTCGCGTTCCTGTCCGAGCGGCGCAGTGATGCCGGTATTGTTTATTGCCTGTCGCGCAAAAAGGTTGAGGAAGTGGCCGAGTTTCTCAGCAACAGCGGCTACCCGGCGCTGCCTTACCACGCTGGCCTGCCCGCCGAGACCCGGGCCAGCAACCAGCGGCGCTTCCTTAACGAGGAAGGCCTGATCATGGTCGCCACCGTGGCGTTTGGCATGGGCATCGACAAGCCCAACGTGCGCTTTGTCGCGCACCTGGACCTGCCCAAGTCGCTGGAAGCTTATTATCAGGAGACCGGCCGCGCAGGGCGTGACGGTTTGCCCGCTGACGCCTGGATGGCCTACGGCCTGCAGGATGTGCTGATGCTCAAGCAAATGCTGCAAAACTCTGAGGGCGACGAGCGGCACAAGCGCCTGGAGCAGCACAAGCTCGATGCCATGCTGGCACTGTGTGAAGAAACTCGCTGCCGGCGCCAGGCACTGCTGGCCTACTTCGACGAAGAGCTGCCACAACCCTGTGGGCACTGTGACAATTGCGTCGACGGGGTGCAGACCTGGGATGCCACCGAGCCTGCCCGCCAGGCGCTGTCGGCGATCTACCGGACCGGCCAGCGCTACGGGGTGGGCCATCTGGTGGACGTCTTGCTCGGCAAGTCTACCGACAAGGTGCAGAACTTCGGTCATCAGCATCTGGCGGTGTTCGGGGTTGGCAAAAGCCGCTCGGAAGGTGAGTGGCGCACCTTGTTCCGGCAACTGGTCGCCCGTGGCCTGGCCGATATCGACCTGGAAGGTTACGGCGGGCTGCGCCTGACCGACAGTTGCCGGCCCTTGCTGCGCGGTGAGGTCAGCCTGGAACTGCGCCGCGATCTCAAGGCCCAGACCAGTACCAGCCGCAGTAGCGGCGGCAGCGGTAGTCCGGCCAGCCAACTGGTGCGTGGTGAAGAGCGCGAACAGTGGGACGCGCTGCGTGCCCTGCGCCGACGCCTGGCGCAAGAGCATGGGGTGCCGCCGTACGTTATCTTTCCGGACTCGACCCTGCTGGAAATGCTCCGGGGTCAGCCACGCTCGATGGCCGAGATGGCCAGGGTCAGTGGCGTGGGCGCGCGCAAGCTGGAGCGTTACGGCGAAGCCTTCCTTGAAGTGCTCAGTGGTCAGGCCGAGGCGCCCAAGGTGGTGGCCGACCTGCGCCACGAACTGATCAGTCTGGCCCGTGCCGGCATGACCCCGATTCAGATCGCCGGGCAGTTGCAATGCTCGGAAAAGAATGTCTACAGCCTGCTGGCTGAAGCCATTGCCGGCCAGCAACTGTCGCTTGAGCAGGCGCTTGATCTGCAAGCCGAACTGCAAGAAGAAATCCAGGACGCGTTTCTCGACGGCGAGGGCGAGCTGCCGGCGGTCAGCGATGTGGCCGCGCAATTCAGCGGTCGGGTCCCTGAAGGGGTGTTGTATTGCGTGCGTGCCGCCCTGCAGTCGGAGTTCGAGGCGTAA
- a CDS encoding MarR family transcriptional regulator, with protein MPLTDEHRFGMQLAQMTRGWRAELDRRLAGLGLSQARWLVLLHLARFNDEAPTQRELAQSVGVEGPTLARLLDSLETQGLVRRQAVVEDRRAKKILLCDSAAPLIAQIESIANTLRAELLTGVDETELQLCMRVHARILENLERT; from the coding sequence ATGCCTTTGACTGATGAACACCGCTTCGGGATGCAACTGGCCCAGATGACCCGTGGCTGGCGCGCCGAGCTGGACCGGCGGCTGGCGGGTCTGGGCCTGTCCCAGGCCCGCTGGCTGGTGCTGCTGCATCTGGCCCGCTTCAATGATGAGGCGCCGACCCAGCGTGAGCTGGCGCAAAGCGTCGGCGTCGAAGGGCCGACCCTGGCCCGCCTGCTCGACAGCCTTGAAACCCAGGGCCTGGTTCGCCGCCAGGCGGTTGTCGAAGACCGTCGGGCGAAGAAGATCCTGCTTTGCGACAGCGCCGCGCCGCTGATCGCGCAGATCGAATCCATCGCCAATACCCTGCGCGCCGAGTTGCTCACCGGTGTCGATGAAACAGAACTGCAACTTTGCATGCGGGTGCATGCGCGCATACTGGAAAACCTGGAAAGAACCTGA
- the pap gene encoding polyphosphate:AMP phosphotransferase, with product MFESAEIGHAIDKQAYDEQVPALREALLEAQYELHEQAGRQIIVLINGIEGAGKGETVKLLNEWMDPRFIEVRTFDQKTDEELDHPPAWRYWRQLPAKGRMGIFFGNWYSQMLQDRVHGLLKDAQLDQAISGAERLEKMLSDEGAIIFKFWFHLSRKQMKQRLKSLRDDPLHSWRISPLDWQQSKTYDKFVRFGERVLRRSSREYAPWHVIEGADANYRSLTVGRLLLEGMQAALNTPPVEPQALAVGPRGTHDDELTLLDSLDLNQQLDKDEYEHLLITQQARLSRNMRDKRMKRHALVAVFEGNDAAGKGGAIRRVAAALDPRQYHIVPIAAPTEDERAQPYLWRFWRQIPARGKFTVFDRSWYGRVLVERVEGFCSETDWLRAYGEINDFEEQLTDAGVVVVKFWLAIDEQTQLERFQAREEIPFKRHKITEDDWRNREKWPQYRRAVGDMVDRTSTSIAPWTLVEANDKRWARVKVLRTLNEALEAAFARDSKKK from the coding sequence ATGTTCGAATCCGCTGAAATCGGCCATGCCATCGACAAGCAGGCGTACGACGAGCAGGTGCCCGCGTTGCGCGAGGCATTGCTTGAAGCCCAGTACGAGCTGCATGAGCAGGCCGGGCGGCAGATCATTGTGCTGATCAATGGCATCGAGGGCGCCGGCAAGGGCGAGACGGTTAAATTGCTCAACGAGTGGATGGACCCACGCTTCATCGAGGTGCGCACCTTCGACCAGAAGACCGACGAAGAACTCGATCATCCCCCGGCCTGGCGCTACTGGCGACAATTGCCGGCCAAGGGCCGGATGGGCATTTTCTTTGGCAACTGGTACAGCCAGATGCTTCAGGACCGGGTGCATGGCCTGCTCAAGGACGCGCAACTGGACCAGGCGATCAGCGGCGCGGAGCGGCTGGAAAAGATGCTCAGCGATGAAGGCGCGATCATCTTCAAATTCTGGTTCCATCTGTCGCGTAAACAGATGAAACAACGCCTCAAAAGCCTGCGCGACGATCCGCTGCACAGCTGGCGCATCAGCCCGCTGGACTGGCAGCAGTCCAAGACCTACGACAAATTTGTGCGCTTCGGCGAGCGGGTGCTGCGCCGCAGCAGCCGTGAATATGCGCCCTGGCATGTGATCGAAGGCGCCGATGCCAACTATCGCAGCCTGACCGTTGGCCGTTTACTGCTCGAAGGCATGCAGGCGGCGCTGAACACCCCGCCAGTCGAACCCCAGGCGCTGGCGGTCGGACCGCGCGGCACCCATGACGATGAACTGACCCTGCTCGACAGCCTCGATTTGAACCAGCAACTGGACAAGGATGAGTACGAGCATCTGTTGATCACCCAGCAGGCGCGTCTGTCGCGCAACATGCGTGACAAACGCATGAAACGCCATGCGCTGGTGGCCGTGTTCGAAGGCAACGATGCGGCCGGCAAGGGCGGCGCGATCCGCCGCGTGGCGGCGGCGCTGGACCCGCGCCAGTACCACATCGTGCCGATTGCCGCGCCGACCGAAGACGAACGCGCCCAGCCGTACTTGTGGCGTTTCTGGCGGCAGATCCCGGCACGCGGCAAGTTCACCGTGTTTGATCGCTCCTGGTATGGCCGGGTGCTGGTCGAGCGAGTCGAGGGCTTCTGCAGCGAGACCGACTGGTTACGCGCCTACGGCGAGATCAACGACTTCGAAGAGCAGTTGACCGACGCCGGGGTGGTGGTGGTCAAGTTCTGGCTGGCGATCGACGAGCAGACCCAGCTGGAGCGTTTTCAGGCCAGGGAAGAGATCCCGTTCAAACGCCACAAAATCACCGAAGACGATTGGCGCAACCGCGAAAAATGGCCGCAATATCGCCGCGCAGTCGGTGACATGGTTGACCGCACCAGCACCTCGATTGCGCCGTGGACGTTGGTGGAGGCCAACGACAAGCGCTGGGCGCGGGTCAAGGTGCTGCGTACCCTCAACGAAGCGCTGGAAGCGGCATTTGCCCGCGACAGCAAGAAAAAATAG
- a CDS encoding FimV/HubP family polar landmark protein has product MWVALCSLGWSGMAAALGMGEIRLHSALNQPLNAEIQLIETAGLDPEDIVVKLASPDAFTKAGIERVFFLNDLRFTPVIRGNSGYIQVSSNKAVVEPYLSFVVQLSRPNGDLLHEYTLLLDPANTPEGLAATRNRKPLQETSVQDSRMPKAPPMAVQGKHYIVTDGDTLNSIARRLQGPGSNGSAAQLADGIQALNPQAFPTGAGSALRAGQNLLLPDAAVVPKPPAVEPSAADAVAVPVVADAQKAAQLAADAIENQQLEDLKSLNRALQEQVFERDKAVTVLQARLAEMRDAAQAPDLSTRAIAGNPAAPAAVVAPAAAPAAEQASTDNPLFSLPVLLGVVAALLLLILGLRLRQRRQSVSTPEHVEPAVSDERLIKPAQAVALPVYEVPVVAPPAAAPVQSASNGASLNKVTSSQRLSGAAPDALDGVSIYIAYGRFNEALAILRDALSKQPERADVRERILELLGEQGDIAGFEQQEQAALEHGLSREQIQGIRDRYPQLKPSPAVAATGVAVGAAAAAAAVTAMVGPAVAEPAQPKPEAPAQLDETAAAALNPEHDDEFQLNLDDLSMDADWDLVDPFDKPAHHGKAEVPEAAPLDPHFASNLTELPEVFELDDEPFRGASVESAQPLEAGDSLDLDYGADDSIEIIAPSGVDQSLSGFDLLDGLEGFSGLDEQNIQPIELVEPVGNDALDDAFLDSFADDDGMEFDLMELDEEPLTQINQAQLMIDEGDVDGARRLLEQVVEYGDEAHQQMARDLLSSLD; this is encoded by the coding sequence ATGTGGGTAGCGCTTTGCTCGCTTGGCTGGTCGGGTATGGCCGCAGCATTGGGGATGGGCGAGATCCGTTTGCACTCGGCGCTCAACCAGCCGTTGAACGCCGAGATTCAGTTGATTGAGACCGCTGGCCTCGACCCTGAAGACATCGTCGTCAAGCTTGCTTCACCCGACGCATTCACCAAAGCGGGTATAGAACGGGTCTTCTTCCTCAATGACCTGCGCTTTACGCCGGTCATCCGCGGCAATAGTGGCTATATACAGGTCTCGTCGAACAAGGCTGTGGTAGAACCCTACCTGAGCTTTGTCGTGCAGTTGTCCAGACCCAACGGTGACCTGCTGCACGAATACACCTTGTTGCTCGATCCGGCCAACACCCCCGAGGGCCTGGCGGCGACGCGTAACCGCAAGCCGCTTCAGGAAACAAGCGTGCAGGATTCGCGCATGCCCAAGGCGCCGCCCATGGCGGTGCAGGGCAAGCATTACATCGTTACCGACGGCGACACGCTCAACAGCATCGCTCGCCGGTTGCAGGGCCCCGGTAGCAACGGTTCGGCGGCGCAACTGGCAGACGGCATCCAGGCGCTCAACCCGCAGGCATTTCCGACTGGCGCGGGCAGTGCCCTGCGGGCCGGGCAAAACCTGCTGTTACCAGACGCTGCGGTAGTTCCCAAACCGCCTGCAGTCGAACCGTCAGCCGCTGACGCCGTTGCAGTGCCTGTTGTGGCGGATGCCCAGAAAGCGGCGCAACTGGCTGCCGATGCCATTGAAAACCAACAGCTCGAAGACTTGAAGAGCCTCAATCGCGCGTTGCAGGAACAGGTGTTCGAGCGCGACAAGGCCGTCACTGTCTTGCAGGCCCGGCTGGCCGAAATGCGTGACGCCGCTCAGGCTCCGGACCTGAGCACGCGAGCGATTGCCGGTAACCCGGCGGCACCTGCTGCTGTGGTTGCGCCAGCCGCTGCGCCCGCAGCTGAACAGGCCAGCACCGACAATCCTCTGTTCAGCCTGCCGGTGTTACTCGGTGTGGTTGCAGCGTTGCTGCTGTTGATCCTCGGTTTGCGGCTGCGCCAACGTCGCCAGAGCGTGTCGACGCCTGAGCATGTTGAGCCAGCCGTCAGTGACGAGCGGCTGATCAAGCCGGCTCAAGCGGTGGCGCTGCCCGTCTACGAAGTTCCTGTCGTCGCGCCTCCGGCTGCCGCGCCTGTGCAGAGCGCCAGTAATGGCGCGTCGTTGAACAAGGTAACGAGCAGCCAGCGTCTTTCCGGGGCGGCGCCGGATGCATTGGATGGTGTGAGCATCTACATCGCTTATGGACGTTTTAATGAAGCCTTGGCTATCTTGCGTGATGCCCTGAGCAAGCAACCTGAGCGAGCAGATGTTCGCGAACGTATTCTTGAGCTGCTTGGCGAGCAGGGCGACATTGCGGGATTCGAGCAGCAAGAGCAGGCAGCATTGGAACATGGCCTGAGTCGTGAACAGATCCAGGGAATACGTGATCGTTACCCGCAGCTCAAACCATCACCCGCCGTTGCCGCCACAGGGGTGGCCGTGGGCGCCGCAGCGGCGGCTGCTGCGGTTACCGCGATGGTCGGACCGGCAGTTGCTGAACCCGCGCAGCCGAAGCCCGAGGCCCCGGCACAACTGGACGAAACTGCAGCCGCTGCGCTCAATCCGGAGCACGACGATGAGTTCCAGCTGAACCTGGATGATTTGTCCATGGACGCTGACTGGGATCTGGTCGATCCGTTTGACAAACCAGCGCACCATGGCAAGGCCGAGGTGCCCGAGGCTGCACCGCTGGATCCGCACTTTGCATCCAACCTTACCGAATTGCCGGAAGTTTTCGAACTCGATGACGAGCCGTTTCGGGGGGCGTCTGTCGAGTCCGCGCAACCTCTTGAGGCGGGTGATTCCCTGGACCTGGATTATGGTGCAGATGATTCTATCGAGATCATCGCGCCCTCCGGTGTCGATCAGTCGCTGTCGGGCTTTGATCTGCTGGACGGGCTGGAGGGGTTTTCCGGGCTGGATGAGCAGAACATCCAACCCATCGAACTGGTCGAGCCCGTCGGCAATGACGCGCTGGACGATGCATTTCTCGACAGCTTTGCCGACGACGACGGCATGGAATTCGACCTGATGGAACTGGACGAAGAGCCGCTGACTCAAATCAATCAGGCTCAGTTGATGATCGATGAAGGTGACGTTGACGGCGCGCGGCGGCTGCTGGAACAGGTGGTTGAATACGGCGACGAGGCGCATCAGCAGATGGCCAGAGACTTGTTGTCGAGCCTGGACTGA
- a CDS encoding YbaN family protein, protein MVTPSSRTRSHGLVRYALLAIGWLSVLLGIIGIFLPVLPTTPFLLLAAACFARSSPRFYRWLVEHPRLGPWIRDYLEGHGIPLKAKVYAIGLMWFSIGVSCWFVPLTWVRVLLLLCAVLVSLWIARQKALPPRR, encoded by the coding sequence TTGGTCACCCCGTCATCGCGCACCCGCTCACACGGGCTGGTGCGCTATGCACTGCTGGCGATCGGCTGGCTGAGTGTCCTGCTCGGAATCATCGGCATCTTCCTGCCGGTGCTGCCCACCACTCCCTTCCTGTTGCTGGCCGCGGCGTGTTTCGCGCGCAGTTCGCCGCGATTTTACCGCTGGCTGGTCGAACACCCGCGCCTGGGCCCGTGGATCCGGGACTATCTGGAAGGTCATGGCATTCCGCTCAAAGCCAAGGTCTACGCCATCGGCCTGATGTGGTTCAGCATCGGGGTGTCGTGCTGGTTCGTGCCGCTGACCTGGGTGCGCGTGCTGTTGCTGCTCTGTGCGGTGTTGGTCAGCCTGTGGATTGCACGGCAAAAGGCACTGCCGCCACGGCGCTAG